A window of Candidatus Methylomirabilota bacterium contains these coding sequences:
- a CDS encoding Holliday junction resolvase RuvX has product MRYLGIDYGTRRIGVAVSDELGLTAQSLPSLEPSSEEEALSAIRAFIEQYGVLEVVVGLPKNMNGTLGPAAEQAMAFAGRLEEHAAVKVTMWDERLTSRAAERLLIEADLSRAKRKGRVDRMAAALILQGFLDRRHRQQEQRS; this is encoded by the coding sequence GTGCGATACCTGGGAATCGATTACGGGACGAGGCGGATCGGTGTGGCCGTCAGTGACGAGCTGGGCCTGACAGCCCAGTCGCTGCCGTCGCTGGAACCGTCGTCGGAAGAGGAGGCGCTCAGCGCCATTCGAGCCTTCATCGAACAGTATGGTGTGCTCGAGGTTGTTGTGGGCCTGCCGAAGAATATGAACGGCACGCTCGGGCCAGCGGCAGAGCAGGCCATGGCGTTTGCCGGACGGCTGGAGGAGCACGCGGCCGTGAAGGTAACCATGTGGGACGAGCGGCTGACCAGCAGGGCGGCCGAACGCCTGTTGATTGAGGCCGATCTGTCACGGGCCAAGCGGAAGGGGCGCGTTGATCGGATGGCCGCCGCACTCATCCTGCAGGGCTTTCTTGATCGTCGCCATCGTCAGCAGGAGCAACGTTCGTGA